From the Platichthys flesus chromosome 6, fPlaFle2.1, whole genome shotgun sequence genome, one window contains:
- the nr2c1 gene encoding nuclear receptor subfamily 2 group C member 1 isoform X2, with the protein MDGQTQRIQLVSADNNMALGHRIQIVTDQQTGQKIQIVTALEPSSPGKQQYILANADYSPGGKVILTKQEGSPNKVILGSPDSSGVNQLLFTSPELAGQQIQFVTEGSDQSMVKPVVEYCVVCGDRASGRHYGAVSCEGCKGFFKRSIRKNLIYTCRGSGECSINKLHRNRCQYCRLQRCIVLGMKQDSVQCERKPVEVTTREKSVNCAASTEKIYIRKNLCSPLAATPTFVSDKETARSTSLLESSMLLNIQQPFPKLENTILIPVSPDKDDPSQSDLGTLANVVTSLAQLNKNREASDSSNDMMGVETLSNGDSSMTDVQGDEQTANDITRAFDTLAKVLHPGDGSAADSLEATMQLMSGDQSGPVVELEGPLLSESHIPFKLMMPLPVPEYLNVNYICESASRLLFLSMHWARSIPAFQTLGGQDNDINLMKDCWNELFALGLAQCSNIMNVGTILSAIINHLQTSLQEDKLSPERIKLVMEHIWRMQEFCNSMSKLSPDAYEYAYLKAIVLFSPDHPGIDNIPQIEMFQEKAYMELQDYVTRTYPEDSYRLSKLLLRLPALRLISAAVTEELFFAGLIGNVQIDSIIPYILKMESTDYNSQAASGV; encoded by the exons ATGGATGGACAAACACAAAGGATTCAGCTCGTATCAGCAGACAACAACATGGCTTTAGGACACAGAATCCAG ATTGTAACCGATCAGCAAACTGGCCAGAAGATCCAGATTGTCACAGCACTTGAGCCATCTTCCCCTGGAAAGCAGCAGTATATTCTAGCAAATGCTGATTATTCCCCTGGCGGGAAGGTGATTCTGACGAAGCAGGAGGGTTCACCCAACAAGGTCATCCTGGGCTCTCCAGACAGCTCTGGGGTTAACCAGCTGCTGTTTACATCCCCTGAACTGGCTGGGCAGCAGATTCAG tttgtgACAGAAGGCTCAGACCAGTCTATGGTGAAGCCAGTTGTGGAGTACTGCGTCGTCTGTGGAGATAGGGCCTCAG GGCGCCATTACGGAGCTGTCAGCTGTGAGGGCTGTAAGGGCTTTTTCAAACGCAGTATTAGGAAAAACCTGATATACACGTGCAGGGGCTCCGGAGAGTGTTCAATCAACAAGCTTCACCGGAATCGATGCCAGTACTGTCGACTGCAGCGCTGCATAGTTCTGGGCATGAAACAAGATT ctGTGCAGTGTGAGAGAAAGCCTGTGGAAGTGACCACCAGAGAGAAATCTGTCAACTGTGCTGCCTCCACTGAGAAGATCTACATCCGCAAGAACCTGTGCAGCCCTCTGGCTGCCACACCCACTTTTGTATCTGACAAGGAAACTGCTAG GTCCACAAGTTTGCTTGAGTCAAGCATGTTGCTCAACATCCAACAACCTTTCCCCAAGTTGGAAAATACCATCTTGATCCCAGTATCTCCTGACAAG GATGACCCATCTCAGAGTGACCTTGGTACGCTAGCAAACGTAGTGACATCCCTCGCCCAGCTGAACAAGAACAGGGAGGCGAGTGACAGCAGCAACGATATGATGGGAGTTGAAACGCTCAGCAATGGCGACAGCTCGATGACAGACGTCCAAGGCGACGAGCAAACTGCAAATGATATCACTCG AGCTTTTGACACCCTGGCTAAAGTCCTGCACCCCGGTGACGGCTCAGCAGCAGACTCCTTGGAGGCTACGATGCAGCTGATGTCAGGAGACCAGTCGGGCCCAGTAGTGGAGTTGGAGGGACCTCTCCTCTCTGAAAGCCATATCCCATTCAAG CTCATGATGCCTTTGCCTGTGCCAGAGTACCTCAATGTCAACTACATCTGTGAGTCGGCTTCCCGcttgctctttctctctatgCACTGGGCACGTTCCATACCTGCCTTTCAAACCCTCGG CGGTCAAGACAACGACATTAACTTGATGAAGGACTGCTGGAATGAACTGTTTGCCCTGGGTCTGGCGCAGTGTTCCAACATTATGAATGTTGGTACCATCTTAAGTGCCATTATCAACCATCTGCAGACCAGCTTACAGGAAG ACAAGCTGTCCCCGGAGCGAATTAAACTAGTAATGGAGCACATCTGGAGGATGCAGGAGTTCTGTAACAGCATGTCCAAGCTGTCCCCAGATGCGTATGAATACGCCTACCTCAAAGCCATCGTTCTCTTTAGTCCTG ATCACCCAGGCATAGATAACATCCCACAGATCGAGATGTTCCAGGAGAAGGCCTACATGGAGCTGCAGGACTATGTGACCAGGACCTACCCAGAAGACTCATATCG GTTatccaagctgctgctgcgtctTCCTGCCCTCAGGCTGATAAGTGCAGCTGTCACAGAGGAGCTGTTCTTCGCCGGCCTCATCGGCAACGTGCAGATCGACAGCATCATCCCTTACATCCTTAAAATGGAGTCCACTGATTATAACAGCCAGGCGGCGTCTGGGGTCTGA
- the LOC133955620 gene encoding transmembrane and coiled-coil domain protein 3-like, with protein MPSASVSVRSLCEVEKHHSSRMDRSTEGSLLNLPVSMRRGSSENNLDLDLSDSSPGPAIGFEIQRSRSCLDNLQQKILKVTEQLKIEHTARDENVAEYLKLVNSAEKQQLGRIKQVFEKKNQKSAQNIAQMQKKLEQYHRKMKDSEIHHSPTPHPSAFKHSTIPRDSPRELLRDMTGSGRHPTMDKIKTIGPGVSLSPPFFFSKPREFANLIRNKFGSADNIAHLKTSLDASSPLPTDSAGKGLSSSTSMVSKPKYPSDDECSSECASISADSNGHPAAGGVSAGQAHGQEQPAGGDSHGRLALSLEEVREVKEAQGQFEDDMEELKAQFKREYGILSQTLQEERYRYEHLEDQLNDLTELHQNEMTNLKQELASIEERVAYQAHERARDIQEALESCQTRVSKLELQQQQQQQTVQLESHDARVLLGKSINIMLAIITVILVCVSTVAKFAAPLMRSRYHVVATFLGICFLTMFWKNLDRLQYAMDRLLVLG; from the exons ATGCCCAGCGCCAGCGTGTCCGTGCGAAGTTTATGCGAAGTGGAGAAACACCACAGCAGCCGGATG GATCGGAGCACGGAGGGCAGTTTACTGAACCTCCCTGTATCGATGCGGCGGGGTTCTTCAGAGAACAATCTGGATCTGGACCTCAGTGATTCCAGTCCTGGTCCCGCCATCGGTTTCGAGATCCAGCGCAGTCGTTCCTGCTTGGACAACCTCCAGCAAAAGATACTGAAagtcacagagcagctgaagatTGAGCACACGGCGAGAGACGAGAATGTAGCCGAGTATTTGAAGCTGGTGAACAGTgcggagaagcagcagctggggCGCATCAAGCAGGTGTTTGAGAAGAAGAACCAGAAATCGGCTCAAAACATCGCTCAGATGCAAAAGAAGCTGGAGCAGTATCATCGCAAGATGAAGGACAGTGAAATCCATCACAGCCCCACCCCTCATCCGTCCGCTTTCAAGCACAGCACCATCCCAAGGGATTCGCCCAGAGAGCTGCTGAGGGATATGACGGGCAGTGGCCGACACCCGACCATGGACAAGATCAAGACCATCGGACCAGGCGTTTCTCTCTCGcctcctttcttcttcagcAAACCTAGAGAGTTCGCCAACCTCATCAGGAACAAGTTTGGCAGCGCTGACAACATCGCCCACCTCAAGACCAGTCTCGATGCTTCCTCTCCGTTACCCACTGACAGTGCAGGAAAGGGGCTGAGCAGCAGCACCTCCATGGTCAGCAAGCCCAAGTACCCCAGTGATGACGAGTGCTCCTCGGAGTGCGCTTCTATTTCAGCAGACAGTAACGGACACCCGGCGGCAGGAGGGGTGTCAGCGGGGCAGGCGCACGGTCAGGAGCAGCCTGCAGGCGGCGACAGTCACGGCAGACTGGCCCTGAgcctggaggaggtgagggaggttAAAGAAGCTCAAGGCCAGTTCGAGGATgacatggaggagctgaaggctCAGTTCAAGAGAGAGTATGGCATCCTCAGCCAAACACTGCAGGAAGAGAGATACAG ATATGAACATTTGGAAGACCAACTGAACGACCTGACGGAGCTTCACCAAAATGAAATGACGAATTTGAAGCAGGAACTGGCCAGCATTGAGGAGCGGGTGGCCTACCAGGCACACGAGAGGGCCAGGGACATACAG GAAGCCCTCGAGTCGTGTCAGACGCGAGTGTCCAAGCtggagctccagcagcagcagcagcagcagacggtCCAGCTCGAGAGCCACGACGCCCGGGTCCTGCTGGGGAAGAGCATCAACATCATGCTGGCCATCATCACCGTCATCCTGGTGTGCGTCTCCACCGTTGCCAAGTTTGCCGCCCCACTGATGAGGAGCCGATACCATGTGGTCGCCACCTTCCTGGGGATTTGCTTCTTGACCATGTTCTGGAAGAATTTGGACCGTTTACAGTACGCCATGGACAGGTTGCTGGTGCTCGGCTGA
- the nr2c1 gene encoding nuclear receptor subfamily 2 group C member 1 isoform X1, producing MDGQTQRIQLVSADNNMALGHRIQIVTDQQTGQKIQIVTALEPSSPGKQQYILANADYSPGGKVILTKQEGSPNKVILGSPDSSGVNQLLFTSPELAGQQIQFVTEGSDQSMVKPVVEYCVVCGDRASGRHYGAVSCEGCKGFFKRSIRKNLIYTCRGSGECSINKLHRNRCQYCRLQRCIVLGMKQDCKAVQCERKPVEVTTREKSVNCAASTEKIYIRKNLCSPLAATPTFVSDKETARSTSLLESSMLLNIQQPFPKLENTILIPVSPDKDDPSQSDLGTLANVVTSLAQLNKNREASDSSNDMMGVETLSNGDSSMTDVQGDEQTANDITRAFDTLAKVLHPGDGSAADSLEATMQLMSGDQSGPVVELEGPLLSESHIPFKLMMPLPVPEYLNVNYICESASRLLFLSMHWARSIPAFQTLGGQDNDINLMKDCWNELFALGLAQCSNIMNVGTILSAIINHLQTSLQEDKLSPERIKLVMEHIWRMQEFCNSMSKLSPDAYEYAYLKAIVLFSPDHPGIDNIPQIEMFQEKAYMELQDYVTRTYPEDSYRLSKLLLRLPALRLISAAVTEELFFAGLIGNVQIDSIIPYILKMESTDYNSQAASGV from the exons ATGGATGGACAAACACAAAGGATTCAGCTCGTATCAGCAGACAACAACATGGCTTTAGGACACAGAATCCAG ATTGTAACCGATCAGCAAACTGGCCAGAAGATCCAGATTGTCACAGCACTTGAGCCATCTTCCCCTGGAAAGCAGCAGTATATTCTAGCAAATGCTGATTATTCCCCTGGCGGGAAGGTGATTCTGACGAAGCAGGAGGGTTCACCCAACAAGGTCATCCTGGGCTCTCCAGACAGCTCTGGGGTTAACCAGCTGCTGTTTACATCCCCTGAACTGGCTGGGCAGCAGATTCAG tttgtgACAGAAGGCTCAGACCAGTCTATGGTGAAGCCAGTTGTGGAGTACTGCGTCGTCTGTGGAGATAGGGCCTCAG GGCGCCATTACGGAGCTGTCAGCTGTGAGGGCTGTAAGGGCTTTTTCAAACGCAGTATTAGGAAAAACCTGATATACACGTGCAGGGGCTCCGGAGAGTGTTCAATCAACAAGCTTCACCGGAATCGATGCCAGTACTGTCGACTGCAGCGCTGCATAGTTCTGGGCATGAAACAAGATTGTAAGG ctGTGCAGTGTGAGAGAAAGCCTGTGGAAGTGACCACCAGAGAGAAATCTGTCAACTGTGCTGCCTCCACTGAGAAGATCTACATCCGCAAGAACCTGTGCAGCCCTCTGGCTGCCACACCCACTTTTGTATCTGACAAGGAAACTGCTAG GTCCACAAGTTTGCTTGAGTCAAGCATGTTGCTCAACATCCAACAACCTTTCCCCAAGTTGGAAAATACCATCTTGATCCCAGTATCTCCTGACAAG GATGACCCATCTCAGAGTGACCTTGGTACGCTAGCAAACGTAGTGACATCCCTCGCCCAGCTGAACAAGAACAGGGAGGCGAGTGACAGCAGCAACGATATGATGGGAGTTGAAACGCTCAGCAATGGCGACAGCTCGATGACAGACGTCCAAGGCGACGAGCAAACTGCAAATGATATCACTCG AGCTTTTGACACCCTGGCTAAAGTCCTGCACCCCGGTGACGGCTCAGCAGCAGACTCCTTGGAGGCTACGATGCAGCTGATGTCAGGAGACCAGTCGGGCCCAGTAGTGGAGTTGGAGGGACCTCTCCTCTCTGAAAGCCATATCCCATTCAAG CTCATGATGCCTTTGCCTGTGCCAGAGTACCTCAATGTCAACTACATCTGTGAGTCGGCTTCCCGcttgctctttctctctatgCACTGGGCACGTTCCATACCTGCCTTTCAAACCCTCGG CGGTCAAGACAACGACATTAACTTGATGAAGGACTGCTGGAATGAACTGTTTGCCCTGGGTCTGGCGCAGTGTTCCAACATTATGAATGTTGGTACCATCTTAAGTGCCATTATCAACCATCTGCAGACCAGCTTACAGGAAG ACAAGCTGTCCCCGGAGCGAATTAAACTAGTAATGGAGCACATCTGGAGGATGCAGGAGTTCTGTAACAGCATGTCCAAGCTGTCCCCAGATGCGTATGAATACGCCTACCTCAAAGCCATCGTTCTCTTTAGTCCTG ATCACCCAGGCATAGATAACATCCCACAGATCGAGATGTTCCAGGAGAAGGCCTACATGGAGCTGCAGGACTATGTGACCAGGACCTACCCAGAAGACTCATATCG GTTatccaagctgctgctgcgtctTCCTGCCCTCAGGCTGATAAGTGCAGCTGTCACAGAGGAGCTGTTCTTCGCCGGCCTCATCGGCAACGTGCAGATCGACAGCATCATCCCTTACATCCTTAAAATGGAGTCCACTGATTATAACAGCCAGGCGGCGTCTGGGGTCTGA